In Planctomycetota bacterium, the following are encoded in one genomic region:
- the rpmH gene encoding 50S ribosomal protein L34: protein MHYPHRTSRIKRKRSLGFRARMKTTNGRKMINRKRRVGRSLNVADK, encoded by the coding sequence ATGCACTATCCGCACCGCACAAGCCGCATCAAGCGCAAGCGTTCGCTCGGGTTCCGGGCGCGCATGAAGACCACGAACGGGCGGAAGATGATCAACCGCAAGCGTCGGGTGGGTCGGTCGCTGAACGTGGCCGACAAGTAG
- the rnc gene encoding ribonuclease III, with the protein MDAERRQQAEFILGHRFRDPSLLERALTHTSTAENGLASNERLEFLGDAVLGMFVCEAVYRRFPNLREGEMTKIKSSVVSRDTCAQLARDLGIEDLLILGKGMQSAALPPSLAACALESILGALYLDAGWERTNEFLRPLIEPIIERTALSGHQENFKSVLQQYAQQHFGWAPNYRVLDEQGPDHAKCFKVRAEIGGRCFEPCWGSTKKKAEQSAALVALRDLGFVSETAEGGLVVVIPSN; encoded by the coding sequence ATGGACGCGGAGCGGCGTCAACAGGCCGAGTTCATCCTTGGGCACCGCTTCCGCGACCCCTCACTCCTCGAACGCGCGCTTACCCATACCTCCACCGCCGAGAACGGCCTGGCCAGCAACGAACGCCTGGAGTTCCTGGGCGACGCCGTCCTGGGAATGTTCGTCTGCGAGGCGGTCTACCGCCGGTTCCCGAACCTCCGCGAAGGCGAGATGACCAAGATCAAGTCGTCGGTGGTCTCGCGCGACACGTGCGCCCAACTGGCCCGCGACCTGGGCATCGAGGACCTGCTCATCCTGGGCAAGGGAATGCAGTCCGCCGCCCTGCCCCCCTCCCTCGCCGCCTGCGCGCTCGAGTCCATCCTCGGCGCCCTGTACCTCGACGCCGGCTGGGAGCGAACGAACGAGTTCCTGAGGCCGCTGATCGAGCCGATCATCGAGCGGACGGCCCTGAGCGGGCACCAGGAGAACTTCAAGAGCGTGTTGCAGCAGTACGCCCAGCAGCACTTCGGCTGGGCGCCGAACTACCGGGTGCTCGACGAGCAGGGCCCGGACCACGCCAAGTGCTTCAAGGTGCGCGCCGAGATCGGCGGGCGCTGCTTCGAGCCGTGCTGGGGGTCGACCAAGAAAAAGGCCGAACAGTCCGCCGCACTCGTCGCCCTGCGCGACCTGGGCTTCGTCAGCGAGACCGCCGAGGGCGGGCTGGTGGTCGTCATCCCCTCGAACTGA
- a CDS encoding NADH-quinone oxidoreductase subunit B family protein: protein MGLEAALPVDGFVTTQMRHVINWARRSSLWPMPFATACCGIELMATACSRYDLARFGAEVMRFSPRQADLLIVAGRIAIKMLPVLQRIYEQMPEPKWVISMGACASTGGVFDTYAVVQGCDQFIPVDVYVPGCPPRPEQLIEGVMAIQRHIDQEGIPPPGGKRVPLGLVLQPTHIPRPQPVGVTLAR, encoded by the coding sequence ATGGGCCTCGAAGCCGCCTTGCCTGTCGACGGGTTCGTCACCACCCAGATGCGCCACGTCATCAACTGGGCGCGCCGCAGCAGCCTCTGGCCCATGCCCTTCGCCACCGCGTGCTGCGGCATCGAGCTCATGGCCACCGCCTGCTCGCGCTACGACCTCGCCCGCTTCGGCGCCGAGGTCATGCGCTTCAGCCCCCGCCAGGCCGACCTGCTCATCGTCGCCGGTCGCATCGCCATCAAGATGCTCCCCGTCCTCCAGCGCATCTACGAGCAGATGCCCGAGCCCAAGTGGGTCATCTCCATGGGCGCCTGCGCCAGCACGGGCGGCGTGTTCGACACCTACGCCGTCGTCCAGGGCTGCGACCAGTTCATCCCCGTCGACGTCTACGTCCCCGGCTGCCCCCCGCGCCCGGAACAGCTCATCGAGGGCGTCATGGCCATCCAGCGCCACATCGACCAGGAAGGCATCCCGCCCCCGGGCGGCAAGCGCGTGCCGCTGGGCCTGGTCCTGCAGCCGACCCACATCCCGCGCCCCCAGCCCGTCGGCGTCACCCTCGCCCGCTGA
- a CDS encoding endonuclease/exonuclease/phosphatase family protein, translating to MNTRLKTWRGLSVALVGVLLAAGCQTAQPVAEAPTLRTHGVILDGDISEWPSEVAAFADEHYLYVRFTVEGQQFSLQSAPNSVVVSIDADASPSTGRVDAEGPLAGMGVDAEIEFSPRRPDGSAGRGVAVWTVHADGRRESVAPGATDVVVAPTYASSWYELRISRTPDVPMYPASAGLAGTGLARVAVCLRAPDGRVTAWADPCEAAIEDVCAGGKRLSSLSPPTAPRNGVRVVSWNVERSAPASNPEPFGRILRALSPDVVLIQEWDQGDEASVRAWLEAAGFPGWTVHKAPGDLGEGGGVLVASRFPLERVPGPLRMNDGERDSTVRVAAAIVRTPLGDMLASSMHLKCCGYKDSREDRQRMAEARAINEFLRGQVRTRTGGDRASESEGRLVGPRVIGGDINLVGSRPPLDLLRSGLDVDGTDLDVADARVLGDRTYTTWRDPGTPFPPGRLDFLMYSDSACESVSFVFDSARLTDAALEPLGVRRDDSAASDHLPVVLDLTPVR from the coding sequence ATGAACACACGGCTCAAGACGTGGCGCGGGCTGTCGGTCGCGCTGGTGGGGGTGCTGCTCGCGGCCGGCTGCCAGACGGCCCAACCGGTGGCCGAGGCGCCGACGCTCCGAACGCACGGGGTGATTCTCGACGGCGACATCTCGGAGTGGCCCTCCGAGGTGGCGGCGTTCGCGGACGAGCACTACCTCTACGTGCGGTTCACCGTGGAGGGCCAGCAGTTCTCGCTCCAGTCGGCGCCGAACAGCGTGGTGGTCTCGATCGACGCGGACGCGAGCCCCTCGACCGGACGCGTGGACGCGGAAGGCCCGCTCGCGGGCATGGGCGTCGACGCGGAGATCGAGTTTTCGCCGCGGCGCCCGGACGGGTCGGCCGGGCGGGGCGTCGCGGTGTGGACGGTGCACGCCGACGGGCGGCGTGAGAGCGTGGCGCCGGGCGCGACGGACGTCGTCGTGGCGCCGACGTACGCCTCGAGCTGGTACGAACTGCGCATCTCGCGCACGCCGGACGTGCCGATGTACCCGGCGTCGGCCGGGCTTGCCGGCACGGGGCTGGCGCGCGTCGCCGTGTGCCTGCGCGCGCCCGACGGGCGGGTAACGGCGTGGGCCGACCCGTGCGAGGCGGCCATCGAGGACGTGTGCGCGGGGGGCAAGCGCCTTTCGAGCCTGTCCCCGCCCACCGCGCCGCGCAACGGCGTGCGGGTGGTGTCGTGGAACGTCGAGCGGAGCGCCCCGGCCTCGAACCCGGAGCCCTTCGGACGCATCCTGCGGGCGCTGAGCCCGGACGTCGTGCTCATCCAGGAGTGGGACCAGGGGGACGAGGCCTCGGTGCGGGCGTGGCTGGAGGCGGCCGGGTTCCCGGGGTGGACGGTGCACAAGGCTCCGGGAGATCTCGGAGAAGGCGGCGGGGTGCTGGTGGCGTCGCGGTTCCCGCTCGAGCGCGTGCCCGGGCCGCTGCGGATGAATGACGGCGAGCGCGACTCGACGGTGCGCGTCGCGGCGGCGATCGTGCGCACGCCGCTGGGCGACATGCTCGCGTCGTCGATGCACCTGAAGTGCTGCGGATACAAGGACAGTCGCGAAGACCGGCAGCGCATGGCCGAGGCGCGGGCGATCAACGAGTTCCTGCGCGGGCAGGTGCGCACGCGGACGGGCGGGGATCGCGCGTCCGAGAGCGAGGGGCGGCTGGTGGGCCCGCGCGTTATCGGCGGGGACATCAATCTGGTGGGCTCGCGTCCGCCTCTGGACTTGCTGCGATCGGGGCTGGACGTAGACGGCACGGACCTGGACGTCGCGGACGCGCGGGTGCTGGGGGATCGCACGTACACGACCTGGCGCGACCCCGGGACGCCCTTCCCGCCCGGACGCCTGGACTTCCTGATGTACAGCGACTCGGCGTGCGAGAGTGTGTCGTTCGTGTTCGACAGCGCACGCCTGACCGACGCCGCGTTGGAGCCCCTGGGCGTGCGCCGCGACGACTCGGCCGCGAGCGACCACCTGCCGGTGGTGCTCGACCTGACGCCCGTGCGGTAG
- a CDS encoding DUF1559 domain-containing protein has product MRPPGAGTSRAFTLIELLVVIAIIALLIGILLPALGKARAAGRATVCLSNQRQIGVALGLYAESYKEMTPREAGVSESLNPGGAPHVPAWYVSRTNRAPYNISWAFNLRPFLDSRAVSSQSNAGLSDQYVNCFAYRDPSRPKDPHNIHYVNNGLRFRLSAGQPTATNESKPPTPMFRYVRPSKTAYLTCFTDDPNGLRWGNNYAAGNSELTISIFYDMWRISSVNGSGPNTPTEAQRIAPKRHVTGANVLFLDTHAQIISASDVVVPALWDDGDYR; this is encoded by the coding sequence ATGCGACCTCCCGGGGCAGGCACGTCGCGCGCGTTCACCCTCATCGAACTGCTGGTGGTGATCGCGATCATCGCGCTGCTGATCGGCATCCTGCTGCCGGCGTTGGGGAAGGCCCGGGCCGCGGGGCGGGCGACCGTCTGCCTGTCGAATCAGCGGCAGATCGGCGTGGCGTTGGGGCTGTACGCCGAGTCGTACAAGGAGATGACGCCGCGCGAGGCCGGGGTGAGCGAGTCGCTCAACCCGGGCGGTGCACCGCATGTCCCGGCGTGGTACGTCAGCCGTACGAATCGGGCGCCGTACAACATCTCGTGGGCGTTCAATCTCCGACCGTTCTTGGATTCGCGCGCGGTCTCGAGCCAGAGCAACGCGGGACTGAGCGATCAGTACGTGAACTGCTTCGCGTACCGTGATCCGTCGCGTCCGAAGGACCCGCACAACATTCACTATGTGAACAACGGGCTGCGCTTCCGGCTCTCGGCCGGGCAGCCGACGGCCACGAACGAGTCCAAGCCGCCGACGCCGATGTTCCGGTACGTTCGCCCGTCGAAGACCGCGTATCTGACGTGCTTCACCGACGACCCTAACGGCCTGCGCTGGGGGAACAACTACGCGGCGGGCAACTCTGAGCTGACGATCTCGATCTTCTACGACATGTGGCGGATCAGCAGTGTGAACGGGAGCGGGCCGAACACCCCGACCGAAGCGCAGCGCATCGCGCCCAAGCGCCATGTGACCGGAGCCAACGTGCTCTTCCTCGACACGCACGCGCAGATCATCAGCGCGAGCGACGTGGTCGTGCCCGCGCTGTGGGACGATGGCGACTACCGGTAG
- a CDS encoding YhjD/YihY/BrkB family envelope integrity protein: MKHPKFRNSRPRPVHTIQRVLGGLPLDSGVAARSEAVPAGLFRSLFHMVHLVLVGIRRSHLTRMAGALSYRTMFGLIPVIVVVAVALAAFTSQNTQQSVIRQMLVYAGLDRIRIDIPASPPGTREPPHFEGPGAGSTEPAPPPDDSVDRVVQSLPADSTASTIQGDGGTAQVVVDPPPALDEWINAKAVDIAGKIKQLPFNMIGLIAICTLIYAAVSMLVEIEQAFNDIYRAPEGRSWIRRIVQYWTLLTLGPVLLIASFTITHYLSSSAESLAEIGGETVKSTILSVLRFLFASGVSTVLLVVIYTTVPNTRVQAAPAFLGALVAGCLWELGKFGFTWYVEFATRPGPGTNYANLYGAVAILPLFLIWVYASWLIVLLGLQLAYSMQTYRQATARGLTRSVLATLGLIEDHTAGRARFVDPAGVVVVMSSIAERFRQGQSTDHNHVAERTGIDEQAVGQMLEKLEQAGLVHRVASGADSLACYALSRPPEKILATDVLGLGDALVGSQDPHLPRGPVPELVDRARYDVLAGKTIADLIPPPPEPEEPDARRPVPATPQASPA, from the coding sequence ATGAAGCACCCCAAGTTCAGGAACTCCCGCCCGCGTCCGGTCCACACGATCCAGCGTGTGCTGGGGGGACTGCCGCTGGATTCGGGCGTCGCGGCACGTTCCGAAGCCGTCCCCGCCGGGCTCTTCCGCTCCCTCTTCCACATGGTGCACCTGGTGCTCGTCGGCATCCGACGATCGCACCTCACGCGCATGGCCGGCGCGCTCTCGTACCGCACGATGTTCGGGCTCATCCCCGTCATCGTCGTCGTCGCCGTCGCCCTCGCCGCGTTCACCAGCCAGAACACCCAGCAGTCCGTCATCCGGCAGATGCTCGTCTACGCCGGGCTCGATCGCATCCGCATCGACATCCCGGCCTCGCCGCCCGGCACGCGCGAACCCCCGCACTTCGAAGGCCCGGGCGCCGGCAGCACCGAGCCAGCCCCGCCGCCGGATGATTCCGTGGATCGCGTCGTGCAGTCGCTCCCGGCCGATTCCACCGCCAGCACCATCCAGGGCGATGGCGGCACCGCGCAGGTGGTCGTCGACCCGCCCCCCGCGCTCGACGAGTGGATCAACGCCAAGGCCGTCGACATCGCCGGGAAGATCAAGCAGCTCCCGTTCAACATGATCGGGCTGATCGCGATCTGCACGCTGATCTACGCGGCCGTCTCGATGCTGGTGGAGATCGAGCAGGCTTTCAACGACATCTACCGCGCGCCCGAGGGGCGAAGCTGGATCCGCCGCATTGTCCAGTACTGGACGCTGCTCACGCTGGGGCCCGTGCTGCTCATCGCGAGCTTCACCATCACCCATTACCTCTCGAGTTCCGCCGAATCGCTCGCGGAGATCGGGGGCGAGACCGTCAAGAGCACGATCCTCAGCGTGCTGCGCTTCCTGTTCGCCTCGGGCGTGAGCACCGTCCTGCTGGTAGTCATCTACACGACCGTGCCGAACACGCGCGTGCAGGCGGCCCCCGCCTTCCTGGGTGCGCTCGTCGCGGGGTGCCTGTGGGAACTGGGCAAGTTCGGCTTCACCTGGTACGTGGAGTTCGCCACCCGCCCCGGCCCGGGCACCAACTACGCGAACCTCTACGGCGCCGTCGCCATCCTCCCGCTGTTCCTCATCTGGGTCTACGCGTCGTGGCTGATCGTGCTGCTCGGGCTGCAACTGGCGTACTCGATGCAGACGTACCGCCAGGCGACCGCGCGCGGGCTCACGCGCTCCGTGCTCGCCACGCTGGGCCTCATCGAGGACCACACCGCCGGACGCGCCCGGTTCGTCGATCCCGCGGGCGTGGTCGTCGTCATGTCGTCGATCGCCGAGCGCTTCCGCCAGGGCCAGTCCACCGATCACAACCACGTCGCCGAGCGCACGGGCATCGACGAGCAGGCCGTGGGGCAGATGCTCGAGAAGCTCGAGCAGGCCGGGCTGGTGCATCGCGTCGCGAGCGGGGCCGACAGCCTCGCGTGCTACGCGCTCTCCCGCCCGCCCGAGAAGATCCTCGCGACCGACGTTCTGGGTCTGGGCGACGCCCTGGTCGGCTCGCAGGATCCCCACCTGCCCCGAGGTCCCGTCCCCGAACTCGTCGACCGGGCCCGGTACGATGTCTTGGCGGGCAAGACCATCGCCGATCTGATCCCGCCGCCGCCCGAGCCCGAAGAACCCGACGCCCGGCGTCCCGTTCCCGCAACACCCCAAGCGAGCCCTGCGTGA
- a CDS encoding M12 family metallo-peptidase, which translates to MRIVVSCVLLLCVLLSPARAQPDTPLDANLLAALAAAPPEFSGPGAVITLPLPDGGQTRVEAWDSPVMHADLAARYPQIRTFAVRGVDNPAMVGRVDLSHNGLHALLLAPGEDTVISAVPGDPARVVSRRWADVAGVIDCAVGPEHGAPLPVEPGTYTERGPLPLRTYRFAMACTGEFAVFHSERQGRPANVPDALAAIVTITNRTNAVFERDMRVRFLLVPNNDVLVFLDPATDPYDGTSSGNNLGANVDTLRARIGDANFDLGHLVTRIPGGVAYLRAACTANKAGGISGTPRTADDDPLSGEVVMHEIGHQLGANHTFNGTVGFCAGNRASSAAWEPGSGTTIMSYAGSCPIGNVPPGDNILINRDLMFHLGSIGEMVTFLGTGGGGACAGTVDTGNAAPTITGLPPASSLAIPRLTPFELTASASDPNGDTLTYSWEQFDLGPPQTLDDPDNGLSPLFRVFQPAPTGTRHFPALARVLAGEPSRGEQLPSVAGTRRFRVAVRDNHPGAGAVTTSGVISIQVVNAAPFVVTEPAPNTVLYPGPATIRWDVGGTTAPPISTLTVTARLSLDGGATYPIVLAGGRPNIGVASVVIPEAYSTNARIRLEPQGNVYRAYSGPLEIRRCTVDVDCDGNADQDDLACLAQAVAGDPSCLCVGDADINTDGNVDQDDILTLAQRIAGAPCR; encoded by the coding sequence ATGCGGATCGTCGTGTCCTGCGTCCTGCTGCTGTGCGTCCTGCTCTCGCCCGCCCGCGCGCAGCCCGACACACCCCTGGACGCCAACCTCCTTGCGGCCCTCGCCGCCGCACCCCCCGAGTTCTCGGGCCCGGGCGCCGTCATCACCCTACCCCTGCCCGACGGCGGCCAGACGCGCGTCGAAGCGTGGGACTCGCCCGTCATGCACGCCGACCTCGCGGCGAGGTACCCGCAGATCCGCACCTTCGCCGTCCGGGGTGTCGACAACCCGGCGATGGTCGGCCGCGTTGACCTCTCGCACAACGGGCTGCACGCCCTGCTCCTGGCGCCCGGCGAAGACACCGTCATCTCCGCCGTCCCGGGCGACCCCGCGCGCGTGGTCTCGCGCCGCTGGGCCGATGTCGCCGGCGTCATCGACTGCGCGGTCGGGCCCGAGCACGGCGCGCCGCTGCCCGTCGAGCCCGGCACATACACCGAGCGCGGCCCGCTGCCGCTGCGCACCTACCGCTTCGCGATGGCCTGCACCGGCGAGTTCGCGGTCTTTCACAGCGAACGCCAGGGGCGCCCCGCGAACGTCCCCGACGCCCTCGCCGCGATCGTCACCATCACGAACCGCACGAACGCCGTCTTCGAGCGCGATATGCGCGTGCGCTTCCTGCTCGTACCCAACAACGACGTGCTCGTGTTCCTCGACCCCGCCACCGACCCGTACGACGGCACGTCGAGCGGCAACAACCTCGGCGCGAACGTCGACACACTCCGCGCCCGTATCGGCGACGCCAACTTTGACCTCGGGCACCTCGTGACCCGCATCCCGGGCGGGGTCGCGTACCTCCGGGCCGCGTGCACGGCCAACAAAGCCGGCGGCATCTCCGGCACGCCGCGCACCGCCGACGACGATCCGCTCTCCGGCGAAGTGGTCATGCACGAGATCGGGCACCAGCTCGGCGCGAACCACACCTTCAACGGCACCGTCGGCTTCTGCGCCGGCAACCGCGCGTCGAGCGCCGCGTGGGAGCCCGGCTCGGGCACCACCATCATGAGCTACGCCGGCAGTTGCCCCATCGGCAACGTGCCCCCGGGCGACAACATCCTGATCAACCGCGATCTCATGTTCCATCTCGGCAGCATCGGCGAGATGGTCACCTTCCTGGGGACCGGCGGAGGAGGCGCGTGTGCTGGAACGGTGGACACGGGCAACGCCGCGCCGACGATCACGGGGCTGCCGCCCGCGTCGAGTCTTGCGATACCCCGGCTGACGCCCTTCGAGCTGACGGCCAGCGCCTCGGACCCGAACGGCGACACGCTCACGTACTCATGGGAGCAGTTCGACCTCGGGCCCCCGCAGACGCTCGACGATCCCGACAACGGGCTCTCGCCGCTGTTCCGCGTCTTCCAGCCCGCGCCGACCGGCACACGCCACTTCCCCGCACTTGCACGCGTCCTCGCGGGTGAGCCCTCGCGGGGCGAGCAGTTGCCGAGCGTGGCGGGCACGCGCCGGTTCCGCGTCGCCGTGCGCGACAACCACCCGGGGGCGGGGGCGGTGACGACGTCGGGCGTCATCTCGATCCAGGTCGTCAACGCCGCCCCGTTCGTGGTGACCGAGCCCGCCCCCAACACCGTGCTGTACCCGGGGCCCGCCACGATCCGGTGGGACGTCGGCGGCACGACAGCGCCGCCGATCAGCACGCTGACGGTGACGGCACGTCTGTCCCTGGACGGGGGCGCGACATACCCCATCGTGCTGGCGGGTGGCCGGCCCAACATCGGGGTCGCGTCGGTGGTCATCCCGGAGGCGTACTCGACGAACGCCCGCATCCGCCTGGAGCCGCAGGGCAACGTGTACCGCGCCTACTCCGGGCCGCTGGAGATCCGCCGCTGCACCGTCGACGTCGACTGCGACGGCAACGCCGACCAGGACGACCTCGCGTGCCTGGCGCAGGCCGTCGCGGGCGACCCGAGCTGCCTGTGCGTGGGCGACGCCGACATCAACACCGACGGCAACGTTGATCAGGATGACATCCTGACCCTCGCCCAGCGCATCGCCGGGGCACCCTGCCGGTGA
- a CDS encoding ShlB/FhaC/HecB family hemolysin secretion/activation protein, which yields MRIAARPMPTCAGCWLACLLAGLALVFSPGRVRAQTAPGVESPHVGSHRVTQVRIEFSRENPGHPSVESLLGATFVAMETPDGFAPGAGRAVALREINEAGAARFTDAGLALLAPAVVQRMRELGFVGVYATPDPAQFGVQDGRVVDLRPEDQTHLTLQVTTGMVVEVRSVGVGERVDPDETINNPLHERVRDNSPVQPYAPGSTARSDLLRRDVLEDYVFRLNRHPGRRVDVTVAAPGDVPGAVTLDYTITENRPWLIFGQASNTGSESTSGWREHFGFVHNNLTNHDDILSLDYQTANFDDVHALHASYERPFSFSDRLRWKIHGSWYQYVASELGIQDADFRGEGWFAGAEVAWNFLQERDLFVDLVAGARFEHVRVENELAAVEGDTDLLLPSVALRLERRRDQSSLDARIGLDFNLPDIAGTEEDLDALGRLDADDSFVVLRGEGSYALYLDPYFRDAADAGAGLVNEVFFSVKGQHALGSRLIPNEQIVAGGLYTVRGYPHAVVAGDSGLIGTAEYRFHLPRALGPSVEPGSFFARPFRWRPQYAYGPTDWDLIFRAFLDAGRIVNTDRQSFESDHTLVGAGIGVELALTRRFNARADLGFALRGLDDASGDRVVDAGHAELHVVITLVY from the coding sequence ATGCGAATCGCGGCGCGACCCATGCCGACGTGCGCGGGCTGCTGGCTGGCGTGCCTGTTGGCGGGGCTGGCGCTCGTCTTTTCACCGGGGCGGGTTCGCGCGCAGACGGCCCCGGGCGTCGAATCGCCGCACGTCGGCAGCCACCGCGTCACGCAGGTACGGATCGAGTTCTCGCGCGAGAACCCCGGGCACCCGAGCGTGGAATCGCTGCTCGGGGCGACGTTCGTCGCGATGGAGACGCCCGACGGGTTTGCGCCCGGCGCGGGGCGAGCGGTGGCGCTGCGCGAGATCAACGAGGCCGGGGCCGCCCGGTTCACCGACGCGGGGCTGGCCCTGCTCGCCCCGGCGGTGGTACAGCGCATGCGGGAGTTGGGCTTCGTGGGCGTGTACGCAACGCCCGACCCCGCGCAGTTCGGCGTGCAGGACGGGCGCGTGGTGGACCTTCGCCCCGAAGACCAGACGCACCTGACGCTGCAGGTCACGACCGGCATGGTGGTCGAGGTGCGCTCCGTCGGCGTGGGCGAGCGCGTGGACCCGGACGAGACGATCAACAACCCGCTGCACGAACGCGTCCGCGACAACTCGCCCGTGCAGCCGTACGCGCCGGGCTCGACCGCGCGTTCGGACCTGCTGCGCCGCGACGTGCTCGAGGACTACGTGTTCCGCCTGAACCGGCACCCGGGGCGCCGTGTGGACGTCACCGTCGCCGCCCCGGGCGACGTGCCCGGGGCCGTCACGCTTGATTACACCATCACCGAGAACCGCCCGTGGCTGATCTTCGGCCAGGCGTCGAACACGGGGTCGGAGAGCACCTCGGGCTGGCGCGAGCACTTCGGCTTTGTTCACAACAACCTCACCAACCACGACGACATCCTGTCGCTCGACTACCAGACCGCGAACTTCGACGACGTGCACGCGTTGCACGCCTCGTACGAGCGCCCGTTCTCGTTCAGCGACCGCCTCCGCTGGAAGATCCACGGCTCGTGGTACCAGTACGTCGCGTCCGAGCTGGGCATCCAGGACGCCGACTTCCGGGGCGAGGGGTGGTTCGCGGGCGCCGAGGTCGCGTGGAACTTCCTTCAGGAGCGCGACCTCTTCGTGGACCTGGTCGCGGGCGCGCGGTTCGAGCACGTGCGCGTCGAGAACGAACTGGCCGCGGTCGAGGGCGACACCGACCTGCTGCTCCCGTCGGTCGCGCTGCGCCTGGAACGCCGGCGTGATCAATCGTCGCTCGACGCGCGGATCGGGCTGGACTTCAACCTGCCGGACATCGCCGGCACCGAGGAGGACCTGGACGCGCTGGGGCGCCTCGACGCCGACGATTCGTTCGTCGTGCTGCGGGGCGAGGGCTCGTACGCGCTCTACCTCGACCCGTACTTCCGCGACGCCGCCGACGCCGGCGCGGGGCTAGTCAACGAGGTGTTCTTCTCGGTCAAGGGTCAGCACGCGCTGGGCAGCCGCCTGATCCCCAACGAGCAGATCGTCGCCGGCGGCCTGTACACCGTCCGCGGCTACCCGCACGCGGTGGTCGCGGGCGACAGCGGGCTCATCGGGACGGCCGAGTACCGGTTCCACCTGCCGCGGGCGCTGGGCCCGAGCGTCGAGCCCGGGTCGTTCTTCGCCCGCCCGTTCCGCTGGCGCCCCCAGTACGCGTACGGGCCGACGGATTGGGACCTCATCTTCCGCGCGTTCCTCGACGCCGGACGGATCGTGAACACCGATCGGCAGTCGTTCGAGTCCGATCACACGCTCGTCGGGGCGGGCATCGGCGTCGAGTTGGCCCTCACGCGCCGCTTCAACGCCCGGGCGGACCTGGGATTCGCCCTCCGCGGCCTCGACGACGCCTCGGGCGATCGTGTCGTCGACGCCGGTCATGCCGAGTTGCACGTCGTCATCACGCTCGTCTATTGA
- a CDS encoding pseudouridine synthase: protein MARSATTAKSPAPPGVRLQRVLADAGVAARRACEELIEQGHVRVNGVVVRRLPAFVDPDNDRIEVDGRPVRVSHRRLCIMVHKPERTLVADEDASGRPTVTSIVDHPSGERLFPVGRLDFDSTGLVLLMNDGELANRLTHPRYGMAKTYHVVVRGPVDESAVDAIRHKAVLAARRDDADRGVARRASEAPEVRIVKREPGRTTLEVTLREARNRQLRDVLKHLGMPVKKLTRVGIGPLRLSGLAVGRWRELTRDEVRALRDAAFPARTTRGSPKKKAPPAANAPARPPARPPARNPARPSARRPS, encoded by the coding sequence ATGGCACGCTCCGCGACGACCGCGAAGTCGCCCGCTCCGCCCGGCGTCCGCCTCCAACGCGTGCTGGCCGATGCGGGCGTCGCCGCCCGCCGGGCCTGCGAAGAACTCATCGAGCAGGGGCACGTCCGCGTCAACGGCGTCGTCGTGCGCCGTCTGCCCGCCTTCGTCGACCCGGACAACGACCGCATCGAGGTCGACGGACGCCCCGTCCGCGTCTCGCACCGGCGCCTGTGCATCATGGTGCACAAGCCCGAACGGACCCTCGTCGCCGACGAGGACGCCTCCGGGCGCCCCACCGTCACCAGCATCGTCGACCACCCATCCGGGGAACGCCTCTTCCCCGTCGGACGCCTCGACTTCGATTCCACCGGCCTCGTGCTGCTGATGAACGACGGCGAACTCGCCAACCGCCTCACCCACCCGCGGTACGGCATGGCGAAGACCTACCACGTCGTGGTGCGGGGGCCCGTGGATGAATCCGCCGTCGACGCCATCCGCCACAAGGCGGTGCTCGCCGCCCGGCGCGACGACGCCGACCGGGGAGTGGCACGCCGCGCGTCGGAGGCGCCGGAGGTGCGCATCGTGAAGCGCGAACCCGGACGCACCACGCTGGAAGTCACCCTCCGCGAAGCCCGCAACCGCCAGCTCCGCGACGTCCTCAAGCACCTGGGGATGCCCGTCAAGAAGCTCACCCGCGTGGGCATCGGACCGCTGCGCCTCTCGGGCTTGGCCGTCGGACGCTGGCGCGAACTCACCCGCGACGAGGTCCGCGCGCTGCGTGACGCCGCGTTCCCGGCAAGAACCACCCGGGGTTCGCCGAAGAAGAAAGCGCCGCCCGCGGCGAACGCCCCGGCACGTCCTCCCGCGCGTCCTCCCGCTCGAAACCCTGCACGGCCTTCCGCACGTCGCCCGTCATGA